A DNA window from Aureibaculum sp. 2308TA14-22 contains the following coding sequences:
- a CDS encoding DapH/DapD/GlmU-related protein: protein MNISDFLSDLPEYFNSELLPWELTSNLKEIVEEIIPKLQGDFRISDGIAIHNSVIFENNVTIKRPFIAMENCHIGANTYFREGVFLDKSVKIGPSSEIKSSIICSNTSIAHLNYIGNSIIGEHVNFEAGSIAANHYNEREDKRIVVKFNNQQIETGVTKFGALVGDNSKIGANAVLSPGTILKKNSIVKRLQLIE from the coding sequence ATGAATATTTCAGATTTTCTTTCTGACTTGCCTGAGTATTTCAACTCAGAACTATTACCTTGGGAATTAACCAGTAATTTAAAAGAAATTGTCGAAGAAATAATTCCTAAACTTCAAGGAGATTTTAGAATAAGTGATGGAATTGCCATTCACAACTCAGTAATCTTTGAAAACAATGTAACTATTAAAAGGCCATTTATAGCGATGGAAAATTGCCATATTGGGGCAAATACCTATTTTCGAGAAGGAGTTTTCTTAGACAAGTCAGTTAAAATTGGTCCTTCCTCAGAAATTAAGAGTAGTATTATTTGTTCTAATACTTCAATTGCTCACTTAAATTATATTGGAAATAGCATCATTGGGGAACACGTAAATTTTGAAGCAGGTTCCATTGCAGCTAATCACTATAATGAAAGAGAAGATAAAAGGATAGTTGTAAAATTTAATAATCAACAGATTGAAACGGGTGTTACCAAATTTGGAGCCTTGGTTGGTGATAATTCAAAAATTGGAGCCAATGCGGTGTTATCGCCCGGGACTATTTTGAAAAAGAATTCCATTGTAAAAAGACTTCAGTTAATTGAATAA
- a CDS encoding OstA-like protein — MKYLLIIVLVFTTFGLHAQEKRIQILHADNSIEDEEKYPNQTVLLGDVVVEHEGITLRSKKAIHFKLQNIIRAFGNVVLNQGDTITQTSDYVQYNGKTKKAKSWGKVVLTDPTMTLATDTLDFDRIKQLLYYKSGATIKDTANVLVSEKGNYYLQTSKFEALSDVVLTNPDYVLNSEHLEYYTNNGQAFLFGPSTIVGEDNHIYTENGFYDTKKDISHFTENSVITYKNRSITADSLYYDRNKAFASATNNIKVLDTLNKAVIRGNYGEFYQELDSAYVIDRAVAITEIEKDSMYVHGDTLLVTGKPENRIVRAYNRVKFFKSNLSGKCDSIHSNQKTGLTQMFRNPILWSQESQITGDTIHLLSNPETEKLDSLKILRNAFVIQKDSAGYNQIKGRNILGKFIKNDLEDVNVIGNAESIFYVRDDEDNLNGIDKSTCSRINFKLMDKKIKDITYFVNPEGTIFPPSKLPKSERLFPGFIWRDKERPYKMEDIFIKDKAASPLPPPKEGESVETNNKQSVNN; from the coding sequence TTGAAGTATTTACTAATCATAGTTTTGGTTTTCACAACTTTCGGATTGCACGCCCAGGAGAAGCGTATTCAAATCTTGCATGCAGATAATTCTATTGAGGATGAAGAAAAGTATCCAAACCAAACGGTATTGTTGGGTGATGTAGTTGTTGAGCATGAAGGCATTACCTTACGAAGTAAAAAAGCAATACATTTTAAACTTCAAAACATAATAAGGGCATTTGGAAATGTGGTGCTAAATCAAGGTGATACTATTACCCAAACTAGCGATTATGTTCAGTATAATGGTAAGACTAAAAAAGCAAAATCGTGGGGAAAAGTAGTGTTGACTGACCCAACAATGACCTTAGCCACTGATACCTTAGACTTTGACCGAATAAAGCAATTATTGTATTATAAAAGTGGTGCAACTATTAAAGATACTGCCAATGTGTTGGTAAGTGAAAAAGGAAATTACTATTTACAAACTTCAAAATTTGAAGCCCTTTCGGACGTAGTCTTAACCAATCCTGATTATGTGCTTAATTCTGAACATCTTGAATATTATACTAATAATGGACAAGCATTTTTATTTGGACCATCAACTATTGTTGGAGAAGATAATCATATTTATACCGAAAATGGGTTTTATGACACAAAAAAAGACATATCTCATTTTACAGAAAATTCCGTAATAACCTATAAAAACAGGTCAATTACTGCTGATAGCTTGTATTACGATAGAAACAAAGCCTTTGCATCTGCCACTAACAATATAAAAGTATTAGACACTTTAAATAAGGCCGTAATACGAGGTAATTATGGGGAGTTTTATCAAGAGTTAGATTCTGCTTATGTGATTGACAGAGCTGTCGCCATTACAGAAATTGAAAAGGACTCTATGTATGTGCATGGTGATACATTATTGGTTACTGGCAAACCAGAAAACAGAATCGTTAGAGCATATAATCGTGTTAAATTCTTTAAGAGCAATTTAAGCGGGAAATGCGATTCTATTCACTCCAATCAAAAAACAGGATTGACACAGATGTTTAGAAATCCTATCCTATGGTCGCAAGAAAGCCAGATTACAGGAGATACTATACACTTACTTTCCAATCCTGAAACCGAAAAATTAGACAGTCTAAAAATTCTACGAAACGCATTTGTTATTCAAAAAGATTCCGCGGGTTACAATCAGATAAAAGGCAGGAATATTTTAGGGAAGTTTATCAAGAACGATTTGGAGGATGTTAATGTTATTGGCAATGCGGAAAGTATTTTCTATGTCAGGGATGATGAGGATAATCTTAACGGAATAGATAAAAGTACCTGTAGTCGTATTAATTTCAAACTAATGGATAAAAAAATAAAAGATATCACCTATTTTGTAAATCCGGAAGGAACTATTTTCCCTCCATCCAAATTGCCTAAAAGCGAACGTTTATTTCCAGGCTTTATTTGGCGTGATAAAGAAAGGCCCTATAAAATGGAAGATATTTTTATAAAGGATAAAGCAGCCTCCCCCTTGCCCCCTCCGAAGGAAGGGGAATCCGTCGAGACTAATAATAAACAATCCGTAAACAATTAA
- a CDS encoding aspartate aminotransferase family protein: MSESDFLKYQAQTSPHPLAIEISHANGSYIYDTNEKAYLDFIAGVSANSLGHNHPKIKKAIVEQLNTYAHVMVYGEFIQKPSVELCKLLVAQLPQRENWSVYLTNSGTEATEGALKLAKKNTGRTEIISAKNAYHGNTQGAMSVCGNENQNRAFRPLVPGIKFISFNNEDEIQKITNNTAAVILETIQGGAGFIVPKNNYLAKVKKRCEEVGALLILDEIQTGIGRTGAFFGFKTYSITPDIIITGKGLGGGMPIGAFIAPSEIMSTLKENPKLGHITTFGGHPVIATSALATVKEITSTNIMANVLKKEKIFRKHLRHPAIKEIRGKGLLLALILETPEIASEIILKSLEKGLLLFWLLYEGRAIRITPPLNISEEEIEKGCQILLEVINEINS; encoded by the coding sequence GTGTCTGAATCCGACTTTTTAAAATACCAAGCACAAACTTCTCCACATCCATTAGCTATAGAAATATCACATGCAAATGGCTCTTATATTTATGATACCAACGAAAAAGCATATCTAGATTTTATTGCTGGTGTTTCTGCAAACAGTTTAGGGCATAATCATCCTAAAATTAAAAAAGCCATAGTTGAACAGCTCAACACTTATGCTCATGTGATGGTTTATGGTGAATTTATCCAAAAACCATCGGTTGAACTTTGCAAACTATTAGTAGCTCAACTTCCTCAACGAGAAAACTGGTCTGTCTATCTTACCAATTCGGGAACGGAAGCTACTGAAGGAGCTTTGAAGCTTGCCAAAAAAAATACTGGCAGAACAGAAATTATTTCTGCAAAAAATGCCTATCACGGTAATACGCAAGGTGCTATGAGTGTGTGCGGTAATGAAAATCAGAATAGAGCCTTTAGACCTTTGGTGCCTGGAATAAAATTTATCTCATTTAACAATGAAGATGAAATTCAAAAAATAACCAACAACACCGCTGCTGTAATTTTAGAAACCATTCAAGGTGGTGCCGGTTTTATTGTTCCTAAAAATAATTACTTAGCAAAAGTAAAAAAACGTTGTGAAGAAGTTGGAGCCCTTTTAATACTAGATGAAATACAAACGGGAATAGGCAGAACAGGTGCATTTTTTGGTTTTAAAACCTATAGTATTACACCAGATATTATTATTACTGGTAAAGGTTTGGGAGGCGGTATGCCTATTGGTGCTTTTATTGCTCCATCCGAAATTATGTCAACTTTAAAAGAAAATCCGAAATTGGGCCATATAACTACATTTGGGGGGCATCCTGTTATTGCCACATCGGCTTTAGCTACTGTGAAGGAAATTACTTCAACCAATATTATGGCTAACGTTTTAAAAAAAGAAAAAATATTCAGAAAGCATTTACGGCATCCGGCTATTAAAGAGATTAGAGGCAAAGGATTACTATTAGCTTTAATTCTGGAAACTCCAGAGATTGCCTCGGAAATTATTTTAAAATCATTAGAAAAAGGACTATTACTATTCTGGTTGCTTTATGAAGGAAGAGCTATTAGAATTACACCACCATTAAACATTTCTGAAGAAGAAATTGAAAAAGGATGTCAGATTTTACTTGAAGTAATTAACGAGATTAATTCTTAA
- a CDS encoding cation:proton antiporter domain-containing protein: MEVLSSYNLIIEASIIIILSFWFTGISKKTNIPSVLMLIALGVLLKFAMDYFVRDEIDFKPSLEILGTVGLIMIVLEAALELELKRDKIIPILKSMAIALLGLVASAWIAALILYNTIEGMSMTSAWLYAIPLSILSSAIIIPSVSGLGEKKKEFHIYESTFSDIMGIMLFYFVADGLDPEHAVGGSEFAITTALTIVIALVASYAIILIFQKIKSQAKLFLLIAVLLLLYAIGKKFHLSSLIIILIFGLVIANVKLFFPGKTAIFLEKEKIDQIYHELHIITLETAFVVRTFFFVIFGLTIVLSSLVSISVVGISLLIIASIYAIRFIILRVFIGKDIFPQLFIAPRGLITILLFYSIPKEGQVANFESGILLFVIIATSLLMTWAMIKDKKKIGTTLDEIDEEILERNEAEDVINKLDNHANINKKNDVTENGESEFSSTED; encoded by the coding sequence GTGGAAGTACTATCCTCTTATAACTTAATTATTGAAGCCTCAATCATTATTATTTTATCTTTTTGGTTTACTGGCATTTCTAAAAAAACAAATATCCCATCTGTTTTAATGCTTATAGCACTTGGTGTACTATTAAAATTTGCAATGGATTATTTTGTAAGAGACGAAATAGATTTTAAACCTTCATTAGAAATATTAGGTACAGTAGGGTTAATTATGATTGTACTTGAAGCCGCCTTGGAGTTAGAGTTAAAAAGGGATAAAATAATACCTATCCTAAAATCTATGGCAATCGCTTTGCTCGGACTGGTAGCCTCAGCTTGGATTGCAGCTCTTATTTTATACAATACAATTGAGGGCATGTCTATGACATCTGCTTGGCTGTACGCCATTCCGTTATCAATTTTGTCAAGTGCTATTATAATACCTAGTGTGAGTGGATTGGGTGAAAAGAAAAAAGAATTTCATATTTATGAAAGTACCTTTTCAGACATTATGGGTATTATGCTATTTTATTTTGTGGCTGATGGATTAGATCCTGAGCATGCCGTAGGAGGTTCTGAATTTGCCATTACAACGGCACTAACTATTGTGATCGCTCTTGTGGCCAGTTATGCAATTATTCTTATTTTCCAAAAAATTAAAAGTCAGGCGAAACTCTTCTTATTAATAGCAGTTTTGTTGTTGTTATATGCAATTGGAAAGAAATTCCATTTATCTTCATTAATAATTATATTGATTTTCGGTTTGGTAATTGCCAATGTAAAGTTATTTTTTCCCGGTAAAACAGCCATTTTTTTAGAAAAAGAAAAGATTGATCAGATTTATCATGAATTGCACATCATAACACTAGAAACAGCTTTTGTAGTTCGTACTTTTTTCTTTGTAATATTTGGACTTACAATAGTTTTGTCTTCTTTAGTAAGTATTAGTGTTGTAGGTATTAGCCTTTTAATTATTGCTTCCATTTATGCTATTCGTTTTATTATTTTACGGGTTTTTATTGGTAAAGATATTTTTCCGCAATTGTTTATTGCTCCAAGAGGGTTAATTACCATTTTATTATTTTACAGTATTCCAAAAGAGGGGCAAGTTGCAAATTTTGAATCTGGAATTTTACTTTTTGTGATTATTGCCACTAGTTTATTAATGACTTGGGCTATGATTAAGGATAAGAAAAAAATTGGAACAACCTTGGATGAAATTGACGAAGAAATATTAGAACGAAATGAAGCAGAAGATGTTATCAATAAATTAGATAACCATGCCAATATTAATAAAAAAAATGACGTTACTGAAAATGGTGAAAGCGAATTTTCTTCGACAGAAGATTAA